The Pseudodesulfovibrio sp. zrk46 genome contains a region encoding:
- a CDS encoding 23S rRNA (pseudouridine(1915)-N(3))-methyltransferase RlmH — MSKIGFIWVGKLKEKHSVDGCAHYWKKLSRFFKLEESMVKDGPSKLPNAERNKKEGEGILSKVKKGDVIIIMDEYGDRMTSREFAKRLQKWTDAPNQRPVFVIGGPFGLSDEVKAAARHKIRLSDMTLPHELARLLLLEQLYRAGTIHKNMPYHHD, encoded by the coding sequence ATGTCGAAAATCGGCTTCATCTGGGTAGGCAAGCTCAAGGAGAAACACTCCGTGGACGGATGCGCCCACTACTGGAAAAAGCTCTCCCGCTTCTTCAAGCTGGAAGAGTCCATGGTGAAAGACGGCCCATCCAAACTGCCCAATGCCGAGCGCAACAAGAAGGAAGGCGAAGGCATCCTCTCCAAGGTCAAGAAAGGCGACGTGATCATCATCATGGATGAATACGGCGACCGCATGACCTCGCGCGAGTTTGCCAAGCGGCTGCAGAAATGGACCGATGCGCCCAACCAGCGTCCGGTCTTTGTCATCGGCGGCCCGTTCGGCCTGTCCGATGAAGTGAAGGCTGCCGCCCGCCACAAGATCCGCTTAAGCGACATGACCCTGCCCCATGAGCTGGCGCGCCTGCTCCTGCTGGAACAGCTGTACCGCGCCGGGACCATCCACAAAAACATGCCTTACCACCACGATTAG
- a CDS encoding DUF523 domain-containing protein, whose product MSKPIIVSACLAGIYCRYNGDIEPFQPVVELVRQGRAIPFCPEVFGGLSTPRSPCEIADGRVINDEGEDKTEQFQRGAEEGLRLAQLAGCTEAILKARSPSCGSGEIYDGSFSSTRIPGDGFFAALLKENGISVRTEQELED is encoded by the coding sequence ATGAGCAAGCCTATTATTGTCAGCGCCTGTCTGGCCGGAATCTATTGTCGATACAACGGGGACATCGAGCCCTTCCAGCCTGTGGTGGAACTCGTCCGCCAGGGCCGTGCCATTCCCTTCTGCCCGGAGGTCTTCGGCGGCCTGTCCACTCCGCGCTCACCGTGCGAGATCGCGGACGGACGTGTCATCAATGATGAGGGCGAGGACAAGACCGAGCAGTTCCAGCGCGGTGCCGAAGAAGGATTGCGGCTGGCGCAACTGGCTGGGTGTACCGAGGCCATTCTCAAGGCGCGCTCTCCCTCCTGTGGTTCCGGCGAGATTTATGACGGCTCCTTTTCCTCCACCCGCATCCCCGGTGACGGCTTTTTCGCGGCCCTGTTGAAGGAGAATGGTATCTCGGTGCGTACTGAACAGGAGCTGGAAGACTGA
- a CDS encoding metallophosphoesterase, whose protein sequence is MYWIAFGDIHESTDMLSLIPDLADAEGVIITGDITNRGSREAASSVIEAVAKYNPRILAQPGNMDTDTVQAYLQEQDMDIHLRVREIAPGLGLMGVGLSTPTPFGTPGEVPEDTLISWLNQTYEKAESFDQLIVAIHEPPHGTKLDVVGGGQHVGSPGVRAFIERTAPKVVMTGHIHEAKGMDTVGTTQVINPGMLAGGSYIRIDYVDGQVTAELKTV, encoded by the coding sequence ATGTATTGGATCGCCTTCGGAGACATCCACGAATCCACCGATATGTTGAGCCTGATCCCTGATCTGGCAGACGCTGAGGGCGTCATCATCACCGGCGACATCACCAACCGGGGCAGCCGCGAGGCGGCCAGCTCCGTCATTGAGGCCGTGGCCAAGTACAATCCCCGTATCCTGGCCCAGCCTGGCAATATGGACACCGACACTGTGCAGGCGTACCTGCAGGAACAGGATATGGACATCCACCTGCGCGTGCGCGAAATCGCCCCGGGCCTCGGCCTGATGGGCGTTGGCCTGTCCACCCCGACGCCATTCGGCACACCGGGCGAAGTGCCTGAGGACACCCTCATCAGCTGGCTGAACCAGACCTATGAGAAGGCCGAGTCCTTTGATCAACTCATCGTGGCCATCCACGAACCGCCCCACGGCACCAAGCTGGACGTCGTCGGCGGCGGCCAGCATGTGGGCAGCCCGGGCGTACGCGCGTTCATTGAACGCACCGCACCCAAGGTGGTCATGACCGGCCACATTCATGAGGCCAAGGGCATGGATACCGTTGGGACCACACAGGTCATCAACCCCGGCATGCTCGCTGGCGGCAGCTACATCCGCATCGACTATGTGGATGGCCAAGTGACCGCCGAACTCAAGACCGTTTAA
- a CDS encoding AMIN domain-containing protein: MSKSVGERLVLSVIICIFGLGVVILHAQIASTNAEVPSEVRRMVDPTVLPLVPPPGAPAEESEPVATGEEEIPVELPDLPVSEEPAPEPDPKAEPAPTPKPAPVAKPTPTPAPAPKAGIGTVTAATLTNTDTGFILTVQCDRPVGDTSYLNLSNPRRLVIDMRQPWDLKTKNVIRSSTGAIKHIVVGAHPDRLRFVVHFRKAPAGKLEPSFTREGNRLVVRVDL; encoded by the coding sequence ATGTCTAAATCCGTAGGCGAACGGTTGGTACTGTCCGTCATCATTTGCATATTCGGTCTGGGAGTAGTCATCCTGCACGCCCAGATTGCCTCTACCAACGCGGAAGTTCCGTCCGAAGTCCGCCGCATGGTGGACCCCACCGTACTGCCGCTTGTCCCGCCACCGGGTGCGCCCGCAGAGGAGTCCGAGCCCGTGGCGACCGGTGAGGAAGAAATACCTGTCGAGTTGCCGGACCTGCCCGTATCCGAGGAGCCAGCTCCAGAGCCGGACCCCAAGGCCGAACCCGCTCCCACCCCCAAACCTGCGCCGGTAGCCAAGCCCACGCCCACGCCAGCTCCTGCTCCCAAGGCAGGTATCGGAACCGTCACCGCAGCCACCCTCACCAACACGGACACCGGATTCATTCTCACCGTGCAGTGTGATCGTCCCGTTGGCGACACGTCTTATCTGAATCTTTCCAATCCGCGCCGCCTCGTCATCGACATGCGTCAGCCATGGGACCTCAAGACCAAGAACGTGATCCGTTCCAGCACCGGGGCCATCAAACACATCGTGGTCGGTGCCCATCCCGATCGACTCCGCTTCGTGGTCCATTTCCGCAAGGCCCCCGCTGGCAAGCTCGAGCCCTCTTTTACTCGAGAAGGAAATCGCTTGGTTGTGCGGGTGGATTTGTAG
- a CDS encoding MFS transporter: MPEMLKQRRMYIFLLVLVVGAHVGFQGWRTLLNNFAVEVGGLSGLDIGVVQSVREIPGFLALLALYVILIIKEHRLAALSVAVLGLGVALTGLFPSTTGLVITTLIMSFGFHYFETMNQSLTLQYFSHSEAPLVMGRLRSVSALTNITVGGFIYVMAKAMGYTEMFALLGAVAVAAGLWAWTQDPSSTDMPMQHKKMQFKGRYWLYYVLTFLSGARRQIFVAFAVFLLVQKFDYTIQHITILFVVNNVLNYFINPLIGKGVNRFGERAVLSMEYGMLTLVFLGYAYTESAWLAGALYVVDNIFFNFSMGIKTFYQKIADKQDIASGMAVGFTVNHIAAVFIPALGGLAWMVDYRSVFLAAVGLSLFSLALVQCIPWQLKKAQYNS; encoded by the coding sequence ATGCCGGAAATGCTCAAACAGCGTAGAATGTATATTTTCCTGCTGGTGCTCGTGGTGGGCGCCCATGTGGGATTTCAGGGATGGCGCACCCTGCTGAACAACTTTGCCGTGGAAGTAGGCGGCCTGTCCGGCCTGGACATCGGCGTGGTGCAATCCGTGCGCGAGATCCCCGGCTTCCTCGCCCTGCTGGCCCTATATGTCATCCTGATCATCAAGGAACACCGGCTGGCGGCCCTGAGCGTGGCCGTGCTCGGACTGGGCGTGGCCCTGACCGGGCTGTTTCCTTCCACCACAGGGCTGGTCATCACCACCCTGATCATGAGCTTCGGGTTCCACTACTTCGAGACCATGAACCAGTCCCTGACCCTGCAATATTTCTCGCACAGTGAAGCCCCGCTGGTCATGGGACGGCTGCGCAGCGTGTCAGCCCTGACCAACATCACGGTGGGCGGTTTCATCTATGTGATGGCCAAGGCCATGGGCTACACCGAGATGTTCGCCCTGCTCGGCGCAGTGGCCGTCGCCGCAGGCCTGTGGGCGTGGACCCAGGACCCGTCCAGCACAGACATGCCCATGCAGCACAAGAAGATGCAGTTCAAAGGACGCTACTGGCTCTACTACGTGCTCACCTTCCTGAGCGGCGCACGGCGACAGATTTTCGTGGCCTTTGCCGTGTTCCTGTTGGTGCAGAAATTTGACTACACCATCCAGCACATCACCATCCTCTTCGTGGTGAACAACGTGCTCAACTACTTCATCAATCCCCTCATCGGCAAAGGCGTGAACCGCTTTGGCGAACGAGCCGTGCTGAGCATGGAATACGGGATGCTGACCCTCGTCTTTCTGGGCTATGCCTACACCGAGTCCGCATGGCTGGCCGGGGCGCTGTATGTGGTGGACAACATCTTTTTCAATTTCTCCATGGGCATCAAGACCTTCTACCAGAAGATCGCGGACAAGCAGGATATCGCCTCGGGCATGGCTGTCGGCTTCACCGTGAACCACATCGCGGCCGTATTCATTCCGGCACTGGGCGGATTGGCCTGGATGGTGGATTACCGCTCCGTATTTCTGGCCGCCGTGGGGCTCTCCCTGTTCTCCCTCGCGCTGGTCCAATGCATCCCGTGGCAGTTGAAAAAGGCGCAATACAATAGTTGA
- a CDS encoding SprT family zinc-dependent metalloprotease, translating to MPKRFDARLVPGILDDKRRWIERTRDRMLAEGRDLSGLPPELPDTIDFLAMGRSYAVSYLDRPGRVSITENGPRLMVGGPREDEAVLLDALRRFTARKAREFLLPRLDRISKGLNLPYEALRVRRQKTRWGSCSGKGTISVNAKLLFLPIELADHLLLHELCHTRHLNHSPRYWALVARHEPEYERLERELSRGGKYVPAWFG from the coding sequence GTGCCCAAGCGGTTCGACGCCCGGCTCGTGCCCGGCATACTGGACGACAAGCGGCGCTGGATCGAACGCACCCGCGACCGCATGCTGGCCGAGGGACGCGACCTCTCGGGGCTGCCCCCCGAGTTGCCGGACACCATTGATTTTCTCGCCATGGGGCGTAGCTATGCGGTCAGTTATCTGGACCGTCCGGGCCGTGTCTCGATTACAGAGAACGGGCCTCGCCTGATGGTGGGCGGTCCCCGTGAAGACGAAGCAGTATTGCTGGACGCATTGCGCCGATTCACGGCGCGCAAGGCGCGTGAATTTCTGCTGCCGCGTCTGGATCGCATCAGCAAGGGGCTGAACCTGCCTTACGAGGCGCTGCGTGTGCGTCGTCAAAAGACCCGGTGGGGGAGTTGCTCGGGCAAGGGAACCATCAGCGTCAATGCCAAGCTGCTCTTTCTGCCCATAGAACTGGCTGACCATTTGCTGCTCCATGAACTCTGTCATACCAGGCACTTGAACCATTCCCCACGGTACTGGGCGCTGGTCGCCAGGCATGAGCCGGAGTACGAGCGATTGGAGCGGGAGCTTTCCCGTGGCGGCAAATACGTTCCGGCATGGTTTGGGTAA
- a CDS encoding Hpt domain-containing protein, whose amino-acid sequence MTRFQVTVDADLEPIMDRYFAIQQKELSLMDEAIVDGDPKTLSRLGHKLKGTGTSYGFPRLTELGLAIENAGKDEDLPKAQELISQARNYIENVEVVYQEIG is encoded by the coding sequence ATGACTCGATTTCAAGTGACCGTAGACGCAGACCTCGAACCCATCATGGACCGCTACTTCGCCATTCAGCAAAAAGAACTCAGCCTGATGGATGAAGCCATTGTCGACGGCGACCCCAAAACCCTCAGCCGCCTTGGCCACAAGCTCAAGGGTACCGGCACCTCCTATGGATTTCCCCGCCTGACCGAGTTGGGCCTTGCCATTGAGAACGCAGGCAAGGACGAGGACCTGCCCAAGGCGCAGGAGTTGATTTCTCAGGCTCGCAACTACATCGAGAACGTGGAAGTCGTGTATCAGGAGATCGGATAG
- a CDS encoding MBL fold metallo-hydrolase yields MRVTFAGVGEAFDERLANTSLLAETEKTSLLIDCGFTAASAFWSVARRPLELDALYISHFHGDHYFGIPALLVRSIEDGRTKPLTILGQPGVEQRICDLMEMAYVGTMRKAQFGLVFVECVPGSPVSIGDMQLSFAVNDHPVRCLSIRVDSGGSSFFYSSDGKPTEETRALAKGCGLVVHESFTLEPKTAGHGTVDSSIDFARQAGADTLALVHIRRNVRHDRMNEILQRCEAAVDMTAVVPESGDCLEL; encoded by the coding sequence ATGCGCGTGACATTTGCCGGAGTGGGCGAAGCCTTTGACGAGCGACTGGCGAATACGAGCCTGCTGGCGGAAACCGAAAAAACCTCCCTGCTGATCGACTGCGGGTTTACCGCGGCTTCTGCCTTCTGGAGTGTCGCCAGGCGTCCTCTTGAGCTGGATGCCCTCTATATTTCGCACTTTCATGGAGATCATTATTTCGGCATCCCGGCACTGCTTGTCCGGTCCATTGAGGACGGGCGCACCAAGCCGCTGACGATTCTGGGACAGCCGGGTGTAGAGCAACGAATTTGTGACCTGATGGAGATGGCGTACGTAGGTACTATGCGTAAGGCGCAATTCGGTCTTGTGTTCGTAGAGTGCGTACCGGGTTCGCCCGTTTCGATTGGCGATATGCAACTTTCCTTTGCCGTCAACGATCATCCCGTGCGGTGCCTGTCCATACGTGTGGACAGTGGCGGGAGCTCCTTTTTCTACTCAAGCGATGGTAAGCCTACCGAAGAGACCCGGGCCCTCGCAAAGGGGTGCGGTCTGGTGGTTCATGAGTCGTTTACCCTTGAGCCGAAGACTGCCGGGCACGGGACCGTGGATTCGTCCATCGACTTTGCGAGACAGGCTGGAGCCGACACTTTGGCGTTGGTACATATCCGACGAAATGTGCGTCATGACCGGATGAACGAGATTCTCCAACGATGCGAGGCGGCTGTCGACATGACTGCTGTCGTGCCGGAATCGGGGGATTGTTTAGAATTGTAA
- a CDS encoding YkgJ family cysteine cluster protein — protein MSNDETKEFLDSLPELEEGKTYNFKCYPGIKCFNACCSDLDMVLTPYDILRMRKALDKNSIDFLRVYTVGHRAPDTNFPVFKFRMSDSKARTCHFVTGEGCAIYADRPGACRMYPLGRATRPDGKGGTKEQFFIVQEDHCMGFNEPDEWTGSSWKQDQGFHEYTASNDRYMNILARVREDGRPVSDKMSHMATLAMYKVDEFQRFIVQMRLFDRLEIDEKRQKAILEDEFVALSFAMDWFELMLFSDTSKLKTKNVPTRSRGQK, from the coding sequence ATGAGCAACGACGAAACCAAAGAATTTCTCGATTCCCTCCCCGAGTTGGAAGAGGGCAAGACATACAATTTCAAGTGCTACCCGGGCATCAAATGTTTCAACGCATGCTGCAGCGACTTGGATATGGTCCTGACGCCTTACGACATCCTGCGTATGCGTAAAGCCTTGGATAAGAACTCCATCGACTTCCTGCGCGTCTACACTGTCGGGCACCGCGCTCCGGACACCAACTTTCCAGTCTTCAAGTTCCGCATGAGCGACAGCAAGGCCCGCACCTGCCACTTCGTCACCGGCGAAGGCTGTGCCATCTACGCAGACCGCCCCGGTGCCTGCCGCATGTACCCCCTCGGCCGCGCCACCCGTCCCGACGGCAAGGGCGGCACCAAGGAACAATTTTTCATCGTGCAGGAAGATCACTGCATGGGCTTCAACGAGCCTGACGAGTGGACCGGCAGCTCCTGGAAACAGGATCAGGGCTTCCACGAATACACCGCCAGTAATGACCGCTACATGAACATTCTGGCCCGCGTGCGTGAAGACGGCCGCCCGGTCTCCGACAAGATGAGCCACATGGCCACCCTCGCCATGTACAAGGTGGACGAGTTCCAGCGTTTCATCGTGCAGATGCGTCTGTTCGACCGTCTGGAGATCGACGAAAAACGCCAGAAGGCGATCCTTGAAGACGAGTTCGTCGCCCTTTCCTTTGCCATGGACTGGTTCGAGCTCATGCTCTTCAGCGACACGTCCAAACTCAAGACCAAGAACGTGCCCACCCGCTCCCGCGGTCAAAAATAG
- the budA gene encoding acetolactate decarboxylase translates to MQRNRKPSFFSTLILTPLLLVFLCAPSLAGDTLFQYSTIDALLAGLYDGKMTVEQLKFKGDFGLGTLNGINGELILLEGQAYNAAPGGHAATPDDQSLIPFGAVAFFRDDANIEMPAITSMAELNKQLLKRLPSENLFYAIRIDADFPTIKTRAIAKQQPPYKPLAEVVKQQVVVNLSGKGTLVGIYSPPFVKGVGVPGFHWHFLTEDRSKGGHVLDLAMATATAQVDTLNDFTVRLPKDGAYDKLDLTGDKSKELHAVEKDTEHKQ, encoded by the coding sequence ATGCAGCGCAACCGGAAACCGTCCTTTTTCTCCACACTCATCCTGACACCACTTCTGCTGGTTTTCCTGTGCGCGCCATCACTGGCCGGGGACACCCTGTTCCAGTACTCCACCATCGACGCCCTGCTGGCCGGACTCTACGATGGCAAGATGACCGTGGAGCAGCTCAAGTTCAAAGGTGACTTCGGGCTGGGCACCCTTAACGGCATCAACGGCGAGCTGATCCTGCTTGAAGGACAGGCGTACAACGCGGCTCCGGGCGGGCACGCAGCCACCCCGGACGATCAATCCCTCATCCCCTTTGGCGCCGTGGCCTTTTTCCGTGACGATGCGAACATCGAGATGCCCGCCATCACTTCCATGGCAGAGCTCAACAAGCAGCTTCTGAAGCGACTGCCCTCGGAGAATCTCTTTTACGCCATCCGCATCGACGCGGATTTCCCCACCATCAAGACGCGAGCCATTGCCAAACAACAGCCGCCCTACAAGCCGCTGGCCGAAGTGGTGAAGCAGCAGGTGGTGGTCAACCTGTCAGGCAAGGGGACCCTCGTGGGCATCTACTCGCCTCCCTTCGTCAAGGGCGTGGGCGTGCCCGGCTTCCACTGGCATTTTCTGACCGAAGACCGCTCCAAGGGCGGCCATGTCCTCGACCTCGCCATGGCTACGGCCACGGCTCAGGTGGACACGCTCAACGACTTCACGGTCCGCCTGCCCAAGGACGGGGCCTATGACAAACTGGATTTGACCGGCGACAAGAGCAAGGAATTGCACGCCGTGGAAAAGGATACGGAACACAAACAGTAG
- a CDS encoding tetratricopeptide repeat protein, giving the protein MADKKYDSILYDFFGKQNGVAVLLSEDHMFKKLLSSTIHKILGSRRDCLWAFENIQPGLKKIQECQKNKIECVVFVERMINDHPSTDTIITLKQLLPDLRIIVLVGETKRENIAYFYEIGVNNVISKPASMNNIIEKMAFTLKPQGKLSEYMSIGKRFLAAGKLKEALEVSDKILSIKPDSPAGLMLRGDVFLRDGKHEDAVASYMRAHESSRLYLEPLKKLAAAYEGVDDEKQLEYLNKLDRLSPLNTERKTSIGKVHVKRNNLQLAEKYFDQAIDVATKEAMSLVSNVAQQISEAVGQNSPQMSEKYLMKVIETKGSSLTKDDISLFNKLGIAFRSQGKWKEAIQNYTRALTISPDDEGLHYNMGMAYFDGKEKREAANCFRRALEINPEFYKLSEVASMNLGTVFTDLKEHDQALQFYENALKLNPDNKVAQRKIESLKKVVA; this is encoded by the coding sequence ATGGCGGATAAAAAATACGATTCAATACTGTATGATTTCTTCGGGAAGCAGAATGGTGTGGCCGTGCTGCTCAGTGAAGATCATATGTTCAAGAAGCTGCTTTCGAGCACCATCCATAAAATTCTTGGTTCGCGCCGGGACTGCCTCTGGGCCTTTGAAAATATCCAGCCCGGCCTGAAGAAGATTCAGGAGTGCCAGAAGAACAAGATCGAGTGCGTGGTTTTTGTCGAGCGCATGATCAACGATCATCCCAGCACCGACACCATCATTACGCTCAAGCAATTGCTTCCCGACCTGCGCATCATCGTGCTGGTCGGCGAGACCAAACGTGAGAATATCGCCTACTTCTATGAAATCGGCGTCAACAACGTCATCTCCAAGCCCGCGTCCATGAACAACATCATTGAAAAGATGGCGTTCACCCTCAAGCCGCAGGGCAAGCTCAGCGAATACATGTCTATCGGCAAGCGATTCCTGGCCGCTGGCAAGCTCAAGGAAGCCCTTGAGGTCAGTGACAAGATTCTCTCCATCAAGCCCGACAGCCCGGCAGGTCTGATGCTTCGAGGAGACGTGTTCCTCCGTGACGGAAAGCACGAGGACGCTGTTGCCAGCTACATGCGGGCTCACGAGAGTTCCCGCCTGTATCTTGAACCTCTCAAGAAGCTCGCCGCCGCCTATGAAGGTGTGGATGACGAGAAGCAGCTTGAATACCTGAACAAGCTCGATCGCCTGAGCCCGCTGAATACAGAACGCAAGACCTCCATCGGCAAGGTGCACGTCAAGCGTAACAACCTGCAGTTGGCAGAGAAGTATTTCGATCAGGCCATTGATGTCGCGACCAAGGAGGCTATGAGCCTCGTCAGTAATGTGGCGCAGCAGATCTCCGAAGCCGTGGGCCAGAACTCGCCCCAGATGTCGGAAAAGTATCTGATGAAGGTCATCGAGACCAAGGGCAGCAGCCTGACCAAGGACGATATCTCCCTCTTCAACAAGCTCGGCATTGCATTCCGCAGTCAGGGCAAGTGGAAGGAAGCCATCCAGAACTACACCCGCGCCCTGACGATCTCTCCCGATGACGAAGGGCTCCACTACAACATGGGCATGGCTTACTTCGACGGTAAGGAGAAGCGCGAAGCTGCCAACTGCTTCCGCCGCGCCCTTGAGATTAACCCTGAGTTCTACAAGCTCAGTGAAGTCGCCTCCATGAACCTTGGTACGGTATTCACCGACCTCAAGGAGCATGATCAGGCCCTTCAGTTCTACGAGAACGCTCTCAAGCTCAACCCGGATAACAAAGTTGCCCAGCGCAAGATTGAAAGCTTGAAGAAGGTCGTGGCCTAA
- a CDS encoding chemotaxis protein CheD translates to MKGLGQGLPKVFLQTGDCFFGVQPTLVTTVLGSCLAVTIHAKQQNIGTICHAFLPDSSEAKRAGKHDPQICRYVDSALLNMLETMDKIGIPRRELTIKMFGGSTGIAVRGMEHTSYDIGRRNIEMARKLLRFARLPIQVEDVGGSQGRKLMFQTQTGEVWVKKLNKVDHEELAKSGTGIKL, encoded by the coding sequence ATGAAAGGACTCGGACAGGGACTTCCCAAGGTTTTTCTGCAGACAGGTGACTGCTTTTTCGGTGTTCAACCCACGCTGGTGACCACAGTGCTGGGCTCATGCCTCGCTGTGACCATACATGCCAAGCAACAGAACATCGGCACCATTTGCCACGCCTTCCTCCCGGATAGCTCCGAGGCCAAACGGGCGGGTAAACACGATCCGCAGATTTGTCGATATGTGGACTCGGCTCTCCTGAATATGTTGGAGACCATGGACAAGATCGGCATCCCCCGTCGCGAACTGACCATCAAGATGTTCGGCGGTTCCACCGGTATCGCCGTACGCGGCATGGAGCATACCTCTTATGACATCGGCAGACGCAACATCGAAATGGCCCGCAAGCTCCTTCGTTTCGCCAGACTTCCCATTCAAGTGGAGGACGTAGGCGGCTCTCAAGGGCGCAAGCTCATGTTCCAAACCCAGACAGGTGAAGTGTGGGTCAAGAAACTCAACAAAGTCGATCACGAAGAGCTGGCCAAGTCTGGCACAGGTATCAAACTGTAG
- a CDS encoding glycosyltransferase family 4 protein, with amino-acid sequence MNILMFAINDPAGTAIQFCKAINRHSDHEARLVTLETRYTHSWEKDLHVPDLGPDGLEEIRILMDKADVFHFHMTCDEHQPFGPHLPADHMAGKHIVHHHHGHHDFRSNPESFRTKYKDLGRTNLLVSTPDLMKKLPEARWQPNLVPINEPLFTPMWGRFDDREKLKVCHSPTRKDLKNTDEFEAAVRRLGRERIHLDVDMIDDVPNDECLARKRRCHVLFDHMQGYYGVSSLEGLSQGLAVIAGLNDWNRQQVADFARTDDLPWVLAYDQPQLEDRLRELHNDRDLCKAIGERSRAFMENHWSDKHVADRLIEFYEQF; translated from the coding sequence ATGAACATCCTCATGTTCGCCATCAATGATCCTGCCGGGACCGCAATACAGTTCTGCAAGGCCATCAATCGCCACTCTGACCATGAGGCACGCCTTGTCACGCTGGAAACCCGCTATACCCACTCGTGGGAAAAGGATCTGCACGTACCGGACCTCGGCCCGGACGGTCTGGAGGAGATACGCATCCTCATGGACAAGGCGGACGTGTTTCATTTCCACATGACCTGTGACGAGCATCAGCCCTTTGGCCCACACCTCCCCGCCGACCACATGGCCGGGAAGCACATTGTTCACCATCACCACGGCCACCACGATTTTCGCTCCAACCCGGAGTCCTTCCGTACCAAGTACAAGGACCTCGGCCGCACCAACCTGCTCGTCTCCACCCCGGACCTCATGAAGAAGCTGCCCGAGGCCCGCTGGCAGCCCAACCTCGTCCCCATCAACGAACCGCTGTTCACCCCCATGTGGGGCCGTTTTGATGACCGCGAGAAGCTCAAGGTCTGCCACTCGCCCACGCGCAAGGATCTCAAGAACACCGACGAGTTCGAGGCCGCTGTCCGCCGCCTCGGCCGCGAACGCATCCACCTCGATGTGGACATGATCGACGACGTGCCCAACGACGAATGTCTTGCCCGCAAGCGCCGCTGCCACGTCCTGTTCGATCACATGCAGGGCTACTACGGCGTCAGCAGTCTGGAAGGGTTGTCGCAAGGGCTCGCTGTCATCGCCGGGCTCAACGACTGGAATCGCCAGCAGGTGGCCGACTTTGCCAGGACCGACGACCTCCCATGGGTGCTCGCCTACGATCAGCCCCAGCTGGAAGATCGGCTTCGGGAGCTCCACAATGATCGAGATCTCTGCAAGGCCATTGGCGAAAGGAGCCGCGCCTTCATGGAAAACCACTGGTCCGACAAGCATGTGGCCGACAGGCTTATCGAGTTTTACGAGCAGTTCTAA